The genomic interval AGTATTGAGCACCGCCAACGCCCCCGCCGCCATCGGCACCTATTCGCAAGGCATCCGCGTCGGCGACACAGTCTATCTCTCCGGCCAGATCGGCCTCGACCCGCAATCCATGCAGATGGCTGAAGGCATCGACGCCCAGATCAACCAGGTGTTCCTCAACCTCGGCGCGGTCGCCAATGTCGCCGGCGCCGGCCTCGTCGCCACGGTCAAACTCAACGTCTACCTCACCGACCTGGGCCATTTCGCCAAGGTGAACGAAATCATGGCCAGGTATTTCGAACAGCCCTACCCCGCCCGCGCCGCCGTCGGCGTGAAAGAACTGCCGCGCGGCGCACTGGTGGAAATGGACGCGGTCCTGTACCTGGGGGCATGATCCGGAAAGACATATCAGCCACAGAGAACACAGAGTTCACAGAGAAAACCATGCAAAACCCACTTCATCTCTGTGCCCTCTGTGTTCTCTGTGGCTTGAATTTCGGTTCCTAGGCTAATGTTCCAGAAAATCGGCAAGGCCACCCGTGACAAGCTGGCCAAGCTGGGCATCCGCAGCCCGTTCGACCTGCTGCTGCACCTGCCGCTGCGCTACCAGGACGAAACGCATCTCTACCCCATCGCCGACGCCCCGCTGAACCAGGCGGTACTGGTCGAGGGCATCGTCACCCACGCCAGCGTCACCTACAAGCCGCGCAAAATGCTGAGCGTCAAGATGCGCGACGCCAGCGGCATGCTTCAGTTGCGCTTCCTGCACTTCTACCCCAGCCAGGTCAAAATCCTCACGCCCGGCTTCACCGTCCGGGCCACCGGGGAAATCCGCCACGGTTTTTTCGGCGCGGAAATGGTCCACCCCCAGTGCCGCGTAGTGAAGGAAGACACACCGCTCGCCGAAGCGCTCACGCCGGTTTATCCCACCACCCAGGGCCTGTCGCAGGCCACGCTGCGCAAGCTGGTCGGCGAGGCGCTGCAGCAGTGCGAGCTGGACGAGACCCTGCCACCAGCCATCCGCGCCCGTCTCAAGCTGGCGAATTTCGGGGACAGCGTGCGCCTGCTGCACCAGCCGCCGCCCGACGTTGCACCCGCTGCGCTGGACGAACGGAACCACCCCGCCTGGCAACGCCTGATTTTCGACGAACTGCTGGCGCAGCAGCTATCCATGCGCGAGCATTACCGGCGCCGCCACGCGCGCGGCGCCCCGCCCCTGCCGCCCGGCAAGACGCTGAGCGCCGCGCTGCTGGCGAGCCTGCCTTTCGCCCTGACCGGCGCACAGCAGCGGGTAGCGCACGAAATCAGCGCGGACCTCGCCCGCCCCCACCCCATGCAGCGCCTGCTGCAAGGCGACGTGGGCAGCGGCAAGACCATCGTCGCGGCACTGGCGGCCTGCCAGGCGATCGAAAACGGCTTCCAGGCGGCACTCATGGCGCCGACCGAGATCCTCGCCGAACAGCACTACCTCAAGCTCGCCGCCTGGCTCGCGCCGCTCGGCATATCCGTCGCCTGGCTCACCGGCAGCCTCGGCAAGAAAGACAAGAAAGCCGCGCTGGAACAGGTCGCCAGCGGCACGGCACAACTCGCCATCGGCACCCACGCCCTGTTCCAGGAACAGGTGACGTTCAGCAACCTGGGGCTCTCCATCATCGACGAGCAGCACCGCTTCGGCGTGCACCAGCGCCTGGCGCTGCGGCAAAAGGGTGGCGAGGTGCACCAGCTCATGATGAGCGCCACGCCCATCCCGCGCACCCTGTCGATGAGCTACTACGCCGACCTCGACGTTTCCGTCATCGACGAACTGCCCCCCGGCCGCACGCCCATCGTCACCAAGCTGGTGGACAGCGCCCGCCGCGAAGAAGTGTTCGGCCGCGTGCGCGACGCCTGCGTGCAAGGCCGGCAGGCCTACTGGGTGTGCCCGCTGATCGAAGAATCCGAAACCCTGCAGCTCAAGACCGCGCTCGAAACTTTTGAAAGCCTGAGCCAGGCCTTCCCCATACTCGCCATCGGCCTGGTGCACGGCCGCATGCAGGCAGCGGACAAGGCCGCCACCATGGCGGCGTTCAAGGCCGGCGGCATCCAGCTGCTGGTCGCCACCACGGTGATCGAAGTCGGCGTGGACGTGCCCAACGCCTCGCTGATGGTGATCGAACACGCCGAACGCTTTGGCCTTTCGCAACTGCACCAGTTGCGCGGCCGCGTGGGGCGCGGCGCGGCGCAAAGCACCTGCATCCTGATGTACCAGACGCCCCTGTCGGAAACCGCCCGCGCCCGCCTCAAGATAATTTACGAAAACACCGACGGCTTCGAAATCGCACGCCAGGATCTGGCCCTACGCGGCCCCGGCGAGTTCCTCGGCGCGCGCCAGAGCGGCGTGCCCATGCTCAGGTTCGCCGACCTGGAACGCGATCAGGCGCTGCTCGATCCCGCGCGCGCCGTCGCCGAGCAGATGCTCGCCGAGTTTCCCGAATTTGCCGAACGGCATCTGGCTCGGTGGCTGGGACAGCAGCAGGAGTTTCTGAAGGCGTAAACCTGTTGCAGCTTCCGTAGGGCGTCAATAAGCGCAGCGCATTGCGCCGGATTCACAACATGCGGCGCAATGCCCGTTGGTTATTGCGCCCTACGTTTGTTTAGGAAAATATAATACTGATGAAACTCGTTATATATCTTAAAAATCCAGCGGAAGAGGCTAACTCAATAAGAGAAGCCTTACGTCTCACAGACATTGCTGTTGCAATTGAGAATGAAAAAGTTGTCTTAGAAACTAAGGGCGTTGTTAAGTGGGAGTTGGACTTGGCGGACAACGACCTTATTTCTAAAACTTGAGAACGGGTTCATGAGCTTCTCGCCATCGTCAACGGCGCCGCTCGTATTGAGGGCATAGCGCTACCCCGCCTTGATCTCGCGCACCTGTCCT from Sulfurimicrobium lacus carries:
- a CDS encoding Rid family detoxifying hydrolase, which encodes MSKQVLSTANAPAAIGTYSQGIRVGDTVYLSGQIGLDPQSMQMAEGIDAQINQVFLNLGAVANVAGAGLVATVKLNVYLTDLGHFAKVNEIMARYFEQPYPARAAVGVKELPRGALVEMDAVLYLGA
- the recG gene encoding ATP-dependent DNA helicase RecG, which produces MFQKIGKATRDKLAKLGIRSPFDLLLHLPLRYQDETHLYPIADAPLNQAVLVEGIVTHASVTYKPRKMLSVKMRDASGMLQLRFLHFYPSQVKILTPGFTVRATGEIRHGFFGAEMVHPQCRVVKEDTPLAEALTPVYPTTQGLSQATLRKLVGEALQQCELDETLPPAIRARLKLANFGDSVRLLHQPPPDVAPAALDERNHPAWQRLIFDELLAQQLSMREHYRRRHARGAPPLPPGKTLSAALLASLPFALTGAQQRVAHEISADLARPHPMQRLLQGDVGSGKTIVAALAACQAIENGFQAALMAPTEILAEQHYLKLAAWLAPLGISVAWLTGSLGKKDKKAALEQVASGTAQLAIGTHALFQEQVTFSNLGLSIIDEQHRFGVHQRLALRQKGGEVHQLMMSATPIPRTLSMSYYADLDVSVIDELPPGRTPIVTKLVDSARREEVFGRVRDACVQGRQAYWVCPLIEESETLQLKTALETFESLSQAFPILAIGLVHGRMQAADKAATMAAFKAGGIQLLVATTVIEVGVDVPNASLMVIEHAERFGLSQLHQLRGRVGRGAAQSTCILMYQTPLSETARARLKIIYENTDGFEIARQDLALRGPGEFLGARQSGVPMLRFADLERDQALLDPARAVAEQMLAEFPEFAERHLARWLGQQQEFLKA